A region from the Aphis gossypii isolate Hap1 chromosome 1, ASM2018417v2, whole genome shotgun sequence genome encodes:
- the LOC114123510 gene encoding serine--tRNA ligase, mitochondrial: MSRLSQNIYPKKVDFIKQFMKFHSSWQNNLSNNVQTFKKTMPNLENKFKNISKKTHPHVEHIQGDFEVVKSVGQKPVFKFKPLPLNMLSKVKYCLKTDNLTNYCGDRSYYFIGPLAKIEHALVQYTLVKLIKKGFKLVSVPDILPDELIERCGMDTAGERNQVYTLHNNYYGNKWCLSGTSEMALAGSLMNKNVSKDKLPLKLCSVSRCYRAEVSSIAEEKGIFRVHQFTKVEMFGACLPEESENMALYFRNIQEDLLEPLNLHYRVLDMAKHELGTQAYRKYDIEAWMPGSNKYGEISSCSDCTNYQSERLGIHSDGNFLHTVNGTACAVPRLIIALAETHQTVDGSLTLPEELNNYVSCI; the protein is encoded by the exons ATGTCACGTTtgtcacaaaatatatatccaaAGAAAGTGGATTTTATTAAGCAATTTATGAAGTTTCATTCTTCTTGGCAAAACAACTTATCAAACAATGTACAAACCTTCAAGAAAACTATGCCAAATTtggaaaacaaatttaaaaacatttctaaaaaaactcaTCCTCATGTAGAACATATCCAAGGTGATTTTGAAGTAGTAAAATCTGTTGGTCAAAAACcagtatttaaattcaaaccaTTACCATTAAATATGTTGAGTAAGGTCAAATATTGCCTTAAAActgataatttaactaattattgtgGTGATCGcagctattattttattggtccATTAGCTAAAATTGAGCATGCCCTTGTTCAGTACactttagtaaaattaataaaaaaaggtttcaAATTAGTTTCAGTTCCAGATATATTGCCAGATGAGTTAATTGAAAGATGTGGAATGGACACAGCTGGAGAAAGAAATCAAGTTTACAcacttcataataattattatggcaATAAATGGTGCTTATCTGGAACATCTGAAATGGCTTTAGCTGGATCTTTaatgaacaaaaatgtatCCAAAGATAAACTTCCTCTAAAATTGTGTTCAGTTAGTCGTTGTTACAGAGCTGAAGTATCCAGCATTGCTGAGGAAAAAGGAATTTTTAGGGTGCATCAGTTTACCAAAGTTGAAATGTTCGGAGCATGTTTACCTGAAGAATCAGAAAATATGGCTCtttattttcgaaatattCAAGAAGACTTATTAGAACcacttaatttacattatcGGGTATTGGATATGGCCAAACACGAGCTTGGAACACAAGCATATCGTAAATATGATATTGAGGCATGGATGCCAGGGAGTAATAAGTATGGAGAGATTTCAAGTTGTAGTGATTGTACAAATTATCAATCTGAACGACTGGGTATTCATTCAGACggaaattttttacatactGTAAATGGAACAGCGTGTGCAGTTCCCAGGTTAATTATTGCTCTTGCTGAAACTCATCAAACAGTTGATGGATCACTAACATTACCTGaagaacttaataattatgtt tcatgtatataa
- the LOC114123508 gene encoding uncharacterized protein LOC114123508 — protein MEEITMLQSMLDILNSKHSKKKKAIIEALPILLDTYDVYEEIDVYNLIVTNAKNLCFQVFDPQLESLAWKDSDVSLDDLKPLLIYFINIIKKQNNSDIIQLFEYSIELINKVDFKNCSNERIRSIGVCMQNIFMPDNGSMDDNTELNNLRNTLINILNEPYLNKNKLDAVVILLNSIVSTNYIPILWKHIKSMIQVHPNRIMNLLFNMQTLFFDSSCIGIILNDDDFWCLTCNLLTCENNVIRTYNNVLLKLACSQLLSENVNYRPNKSKEQYMKVWNNYMVVMETLENTQQHLTLPILSTAKKLALNKIDDDYDNYNLPLKWITAMYCKMSKHSSKYVVLASIEIITNMPIISLKTNKQLLLSFVNSLNNVFLYKMSSEIFLNQPQLEIILSLWFNKLMMSNDGHDVFGIFLLYLPTIKWSIVPLTYLMKSLADISIDRPLRFNIIDHILKIKSIIEKMPNSYLKTIVLTFLFTFTCKFTFDVNTEFNCDLFDCITMYQNETKSMNYIMNSIQKINDLNYLDKQLSQHINEKNKMYSTSIGLIVLSNIFSDSPISIKKLDEICCKTVDVSDLLEFLECLLEFEDRFGRYDTYVSKILNKHIWPIITRWVEKCFQVLEENPCDGQIISRFLDKVLSSKRIINNTNSMNIWLKKCYSILTNHSGNYSILAIYSWIGKYATKHFFEDTLKKDWLSFTKYFIDSGFFFIKNQDFYHSKKPGMHQIPQLDIINTFFQHSTVPKEQMLDILEWLMDKTLERHDLYWSIYFSTAESFLCKFPIQEHSHLVIQFVQNCWDFLVDCRVSCFPNATKSFIKMAFHYNLLQEEKYKTFVKHQVIQNLLTEKCRYKFSVCFSLLLLQFLEEDQSINILELNFLMSEFFAKCLLFSIDRYGAIKIEWDTIEYVRTLNDSFPIINDISIECLPDDKYLRFNIIKCLCKLNSNMLWKNVLNIIIKTESSLRDRKFFHNSKAYRIKQRVVQVLLIVACDESFIFDEIIYKWSLASLKEVSHIHSVAYQLIWLLVLIYNKRQSSYDFWNDFKSAQENHNYMCSLISMVYHLHKIKNSKQFNIDAKKNLLPLCFSNGYKIRFYAQSTMFKLFSNNPEEDEWSLLCESMGNIINQNEQTKKYENPFDDFFYQELDMIHSLSLKNICIEVPRLLNIVHEERFPMKWLNVFLVTMNNNEKYDLSLCAVSSFIEKNTCPVSSDEVIVLDNAQNAQRKYIPSQPLDEHTSKSMLIVVASLIDKVTNLGGLARTCQVFGASTLVVDNLTCVEKREFTALSMTAEKHQNIIEVRAKNLKSYLQKKKIEGYQIVAAEQTVDSIKLHDIQLPFKCVLLLGNETSGIPHDLLSTMDICVEIEQLGIVRSLNVHVAGSLFVWEYTKQHCLKSSN, from the exons ATGGAAGAAATCACTATGCTACAATCAATGTTGgacatattaaatagtaaacattctaaaaaaaaaaaagctattaTAGAAGCACTGCCTATACTATTAGATACCTATGATGTATATGAAGAAAtagatgtttataatttaattgtaactaATGCAAAAAACTTGTGTTTTCAAGTTTTTGATCCTCAGTTGGAAAGTTTAGCATGGAAAGATTCAGATGTATCATTAGACGATTTAAAACccttgttaatttatttcattaatataattaaaaaacaaaataattctgatattattcagttatttGAATACAgtatagaattaataaataaagttgatttcaaaaattgttccAATGAAAGAATAAGAAGTATTGGAGTTTGTATGCAGAACATATTTATGCCAGATAACGGTAGTATGGATGATAACAcagaacttaataatttaagaaatacattaataaatatactcaaTGAAccatacctaaataaaaataaattagatgcCGTAGTAATCTTATTGAACAGTATTGTATCaactaattatatacctattttatggaAACATATTAAATCTATGATTCAAGTTCATCCAAATCGTATTATGAATTTACTATTCAACATGCAAACTTTATTCTTTGATTCTTCGtgtattggtattattttgaacGATGATGATTTTTGGTGTTTAACATGTAATTTATTGACCtgtgaaaataatgttattagaacttataataatgtctTACTTAAATTAGCATGTTCCCAATTATTAAGCGAAAATGTAAATTACCGTCCTAACAAAAGTAAAGAACAATATATGAAAGTTTGGAAtaattatatggttgtaatggAAACTCTAGAAAATACTCAACAACATTTAACTTTACCAATTCTGAGTACTGCTAAAAAACTTgcattaaacaaaattgatgatgattatgataattacaatttacctTTAAAATGGATTACAGCtatgtattgtaaaatgtctAAGCACAGTTCCAAATATGTTGTCTTAGCAAGTATAGAAATCATCACAAATATgccaataatatcattaaaaactaataaacaattattactgtCATTTGttaattcattaaacaatgtgtttttatacaaaatgtcaagtgaaatttttttaaatcaacctCAATTGGAAATTATATTGTCGTTATGGTTTAACAAACTTATGATGTCTAATGATGGTCATGATGTATTtggcatatttttattgtatctgCCTACTATTAAGTGGTCAATTGTACCTTTAACATATTTGATGAAATCATTAGCTGATATTTCAATAGATCGTCctttaagatttaatattattgatcatatactcaaaataaagtctatcattgaaaaaatgccaaattcttatttgaaaactattgtattaacgtttttatttacatttacttgtaaatttacttttgacGTTAATACTGAATttaattgtgatttatttGATTGTATAACCATGTAccaaaatgaaacaaaatctatgaactatataatgaattcaattcaaaaaataaatgatttgaattatttagacAAACAATTATCACAACATATAAatgaaaagaataaaatgtattcgacATCTATTGGACTAatagttttatcaaatattttcagcGATTCTCCAATTAGCATAAAAAAGTTGGATGAAATTTGTTGTAAGACAGTAGATGTATCAGATctattagaatttttagaaTGTTTATTGGAATTTGAAGACCGCTTTGGTAGATATGACACTTATGTTagcaaaatattgaataaacacATTTGGCCAATTATAACACGTTgggttgaaaaatgttttcaagtaTTAGAAGAAAATCCTTGTGATGGTCAAATTATTAGTCGCTTTCTAGACAAAGTTTTATCTtcaaaacgaataataaataatacaaattctaTGAATATTTGGCTTAAAAAGTGTTATTCTATTCTTACAAATCACTCTGgcaattattctattttagcAATATATAGTTGGATTGGTAAATATgcaacaaaacatttttttgaagatACATTAAAAAAGGATTGGCTATCTTTTACTAAGTATTTCATTGATtctggattttttttcattaaaaatcaagatttttatcattcaaaaaaacCAGGAATGCATCAAATTCCCCAAttggatataattaatacatttttccaaCATTCTACAGTACCCAAAGAACAAATGTTAGATATTCTTGAATGGTTAATGGATAAAACTTTGGAACGTCATGATTTATATTggagtatatatttttcaactgcTGAGtcatttttatgcaaatttcCGATTCAAGAGCATTCTCATTTAGTAATACAATTCGTTCAAAATTGTTGGGACTTTTTAGTTGATTGTCGAGTATCTTGTTTTCCAAATGCTAccaaaagttttattaaaatggctTTTCATTACAATTTGTTACAAGaagaaaagtataaaacatttgttaaaCATCAG gtTATCCAAAATCTTTTAACTGAAAAATGTCGTTATAAATTTAGTGTTTGTTTCTCATTACTTCTTCTTCAATTTTTAGAAGAAGATCaatccattaatattttagaattgaattttttaatgtctGAATTTTTtgctaaatgtttattatttagtattgatCGATATGGTGCtattaa AATTGAATGGGACACGATTGAATATGTACGAACATTGAATGATTCTTTTCcaataatcaatgatatttc aattgAATGTTTGCctgatgataaatatttacgttttaatataattaaatgcttGTGCAAATTAAATTCCAATATGTtatggaaaaatgttttaaatataattattaaaacagagTCATCTTTAAGAGatagaaaattttttcataactcTAAAGCATATCGCATAAAACAACGAGTTGTACAAGTTTTGCTTATTGTAGCTTGTGAtgag tcattCATATTcgatgaaattatatataaatggtcATTAGCAAGTTTAAAAGAAGTTTCTCACATCCACAGTGTTGCATATCAATTAATATGgttattggttttaatatataataaacgtcaAAGTTCTTATGACTTTTGGAACGACTTCAaaagt gctcaggaaaatcataattatatgtgCAGCCTTATATCCATGGTATATcacttacacaaaataaagaaTAGCAAACAATTCAATATTGATGCTAAAAAGAATCTTCTACCTTTATGCTTTTCAAATGGTTATAAAATACGGTTTTATGCCCAG tcaacaatgtttaaattattttctaataaccCTGAGGAAGATGAATGGTCATTATTATGTGAATCTAtgggaaatataataaatcaaaatgaacaaactaaaaagtatgaaaatcCATTTGACGATTTTTTCTATCAAGAATTAGATATGATACATTCTTTGTCTTTGAAA aatatatgtatagaggTACctagattattaaatatagttcatGAAGAACGTTTCCCAATGAAGtggttaaatgtttttttggtgactatgaataataatgaaaaatatgatttgtcACTCTGTGCAGTTTCATCttttattgagaaaaataCTTGCCCAG TATCATCAGATGAAGTTATTGTCTTAGATAATGCTCAGAATGCTCAAAGAAAGTATATTCCATCTCAACCTTTAGATGAGCATACATCTAAATCAATGTTAATAGTTGTTGCATCTTTAATAGATAAAGTAACCAATTTAGGTGGCTTAGCTAGAACTTGTCAAGTATTTGGAGCCTCCACTTTAGTTGTTGATAATTTAACATGTGTAGAAAAAAGAGAGTTTACAGCATTAAGTATGACTGCAGAAAAACATCAAAACattattgaa gTTAGAGCTAAAAacctaaaatcatatttacaaaaaaagaaaattgaagGATATCAAATTGTGGCTGCAGAACAAACAGTAGATAGTATTAAATTGCATGATATCCAGTTGCCATTTAAATGTGTTCTACTTCTAGG CAATGAAACATCTGGTATTCCACATGATTTGTTAAGTACTATGGATATATGTGTCGAAATAGAGCAATTAGGCATTGTCAGATCATTAAATGTGCATGTCGCTGGTTCATTATTTGTTTGGGAATACACCAAACaacattgtttaaaatcttctaattga
- the LOC114123511 gene encoding ketosamine-3-kinase-like: MENALETILNTSIKKLDMYTDGGCINNSSVYQTEDNKLVFVKDNSKPGSDKMFNGELEGLKAICSTNTISAPYPIATGCTSSGQHFIVMDYWKMNSLSTKCSSELGSQLAEMHMFNLKDGQSCVKKFGFHVETCCGFLPQNNTWTDDWITFYTENRLNYQIQLLQSKSGNSLKKKKIIENYWPRLKHKIPKFFEGIEVKPSLLHGDLWPGNTAQSNSKPVIFDPATFYGHHEYDIASISLFGGISKDFFEAYFKKIPKSNGFENRKLLYHLFHYLNHWNHFGGSYIDLTIDTFESLLDFEF; this comes from the exons atggaaaATGCATTAGAAACTATCCTTAACActagcataaaaaaattagatatgtACACAGATGGAGGCTGCATTAATAATAGTTCAGTTTATCAAACAGAAgacaataaattagtatttgttAAAGATAATTCAAAACCAGGG tcagataaaatgttcaatgggGAATTAGAAGGCCTTAAAGCAATATGTAGTACAAATACTATTTCAGCTCCTTATCCTATTGCCACTGGCTGCACAAGTAGTggtcaacattttattgtaatggaCTATTGGAAAATGAATTCTTTAAGTACAAAATGTTCCTCAGAATTAGGCAGTCAATTAGCAGAAATGCATATGTTCAATTTAAAAGATGGCCAATCATGTGTAAAGAAATTTGGATTTCATGTTGAAACGTGTTGTGGATTTTTACCTCAAAATAATACATGGACTGATGATTggatt ACATTCTACACAGAAAATCGTTTGAATTATCAAATTCAGTTGCTGCAATCAAAATCAGGAaacagtttgaaaaaaaag aaaatcattgaaaattattggcCTCGACTGAAACATAAAATTCCCAAATTCTTTGAGGGAATAGAAGTTAAGCCTTCACTACTTCATGGAGACTTATGGCCAGGAAATACTGCTCAATCAAATTCAAAACcag ttatttttgatcCAGCTACATTTTATGGGCATCATGAATATGATATTGCTTCCATTTCATTATTTGGAGGTATTTctaaagatttttttgaagcatattttaaaaaaataccaaaatctAATGGGTTTGAAAATAGaaagttattatatcatttgttccattatttaaatcattg gaaTCATTTTGGAGGAAGTTATATTGACTTAACAATAGACACTTTTGAATCATTgcttgattttgaattttga